A genomic segment from Pediococcus acidilactici encodes:
- a CDS encoding ROK family glucokinase, producing the protein MERKLIGVDLGGTTIKFAILTEDGEIQQKWSVETNVLDEGSHIVPDIIESINHHIDLYKMNKDQFIGIGMGTPGTVDRQRGTVIGAFNLNWKETQNVKAEIEKGTGIKFAIDNDANVAGLGERWKGAGENGDDVAFVTLGTGIGGGLIAGGQLLHGKAGAAGEIGHVTVDPEGYLCTCGKRGCLEQYASATGVVHVARDMAEEFSGDSELKRQTDDGQDITSKLVFDLAKEGDVLALRVVDRVCYMLGLALGNLANTLNPESIVIGGGVSAAGEFLLDRVRDNFEKFAFSTVRSSTQLKLARLGNDAGVIGAASLARVFA; encoded by the coding sequence ATCCAACAAAAATGGAGCGTGGAAACCAACGTCCTCGACGAAGGGTCTCACATTGTCCCGGACATTATTGAATCCATTAATCACCACATTGATCTTTACAAGATGAACAAAGATCAATTTATTGGAATCGGGATGGGTACTCCCGGAACCGTTGATCGCCAACGGGGAACGGTAATTGGAGCATTTAACTTAAACTGGAAAGAAACCCAAAACGTAAAGGCAGAAATTGAAAAGGGTACGGGCATCAAGTTTGCAATTGATAACGATGCTAACGTAGCGGGCTTAGGTGAACGCTGGAAGGGTGCCGGAGAAAATGGTGACGACGTTGCTTTCGTTACTTTAGGTACTGGAATCGGCGGCGGCTTGATTGCCGGCGGTCAACTATTGCACGGTAAAGCCGGCGCTGCTGGAGAAATCGGTCACGTAACGGTTGATCCTGAAGGATACCTATGTACCTGTGGCAAACGCGGTTGTTTAGAACAATACGCAAGTGCAACTGGGGTAGTTCACGTAGCTCGTGATATGGCTGAAGAATTTTCTGGTGACTCCGAATTGAAGCGTCAAACTGATGACGGTCAAGACATCACTTCTAAGCTAGTATTTGATTTGGCAAAAGAAGGCGACGTTTTAGCATTGCGCGTTGTTGACCGCGTTTGCTACATGCTAGGTTTAGCACTTGGTAACTTAGCAAACACCCTTAACCCTGAAAGCATTGTAATTGGCGGGGGCGTTTCCGCAGCCGGCGAATTCTTGTTAGACCGGGTTCGCGACAACTTTGAAAAATTTGCGTTCTCTACCGTTCGTTCTTCTACCCAATTGAAACTTGCTCGTTTGGGTAACGACGCGGGAGTTATCGGCGCGGCATCATTAGCGCGGGTATTTGCATAA
- a CDS encoding rhodanese-like domain-containing protein, whose protein sequence is MVAAAASNSSGFWINTVIIILIIAYLLYQLYMYWKRSKIATQLDNEAFRAGMRKAQVIDVREKKEFDAGHILGARNIPYSQMKSRTQELRPDLPVYLYDQGRTFSGRAAMLLSKRGFKKLYILKYGYQRWDGKTKKAKY, encoded by the coding sequence ATGGTAGCTGCAGCAGCAAGTAACTCAAGTGGATTTTGGATCAATACCGTAATCATTATCTTAATCATTGCCTACTTACTTTACCAACTATATATGTATTGGAAGCGGAGCAAGATTGCAACCCAATTGGATAATGAAGCTTTTCGGGCGGGAATGCGCAAAGCTCAAGTAATTGACGTGCGTGAAAAGAAAGAATTCGATGCCGGACACATTTTAGGTGCGCGCAACATTCCTTATTCCCAAATGAAAAGTCGGACGCAAGAGTTACGCCCTGATTTACCAGTTTATTTATACGACCAAGGCCGAACCTTTAGTGGCCGAGCAGCCATGCTCTTATCTAAGCGCGGTTTTAAAAAACTATATATTTTGAAATATGGTTACCAACGTTGGGATGGAAAAACTAAAAAGGCTAAATATTAA
- a CDS encoding DUF3042 family protein gives MGKFVKGFLFGSVSTLGAIAGAVYTFHKVVVEPVEEIENRAEENRRRAERKRHAAQNG, from the coding sequence ATGGGTAAATTTGTTAAGGGATTCCTTTTTGGATCCGTATCAACTCTTGGTGCCATTGCGGGTGCAGTATACACCTTCCATAAGGTAGTTGTAGAGCCCGTTGAAGAAATCGAAAACCGCGCTGAAGAAAATCGGCGGCGCGCAGAACGTAAACGGCACGCAGCGCAAAACGGTTAA
- a CDS encoding glycerophosphodiester phosphodiesterase, which yields MLTQVIAHRGSKGVRPENTLAAFKKAIEEGADGIETDVHLSKDGEMVIIHDETVDRTTNGTGRVFDQTLAELKQLNAGGSFSGRFQDEKIPTLQEVVELLVAERYTGIFNLELKTDKFKYPGIEQKVFSFFKDKDYPFQLVYSSFNPQTLVTMHTLQPDVEMASLFKFNAKAARKLTHRKVIQNWHPSMAWVRGHRLILGKRRLRPWTINVESDLRFCFQKGFLGVITDYPTRALQVRATIQGG from the coding sequence ATGTTAACTCAAGTAATCGCCCACCGGGGCAGTAAGGGCGTTCGACCTGAAAATACGTTAGCGGCTTTCAAAAAAGCAATTGAAGAAGGCGCCGACGGAATTGAAACGGACGTTCACTTATCAAAAGATGGTGAAATGGTAATCATCCACGATGAAACTGTTGATCGGACTACTAACGGGACGGGGCGAGTATTTGACCAAACGTTAGCTGAACTAAAACAGTTAAATGCGGGAGGCTCCTTTAGTGGCCGGTTCCAAGACGAAAAAATTCCCACTTTGCAAGAAGTTGTCGAATTGCTAGTTGCGGAACGGTACACCGGAATTTTTAACTTGGAATTAAAAACTGATAAATTTAAGTATCCGGGAATCGAACAAAAGGTATTTAGCTTCTTTAAAGATAAAGATTACCCATTCCAATTGGTTTATTCTAGTTTTAATCCGCAGACGTTGGTGACCATGCACACGTTGCAACCAGACGTAGAGATGGCGAGTTTGTTTAAATTTAACGCGAAAGCTGCCCGAAAACTAACTCATCGTAAAGTGATCCAGAACTGGCATCCTAGCATGGCTTGGGTACGGGGACATCGGTTAATTTTAGGAAAGCGCCGTTTACGCCCATGGACAATTAACGTAGAAAGTGATCTACGATTTTGCTTTCAAAAGGGTTTTTTAGGAGTGATTACAGATTATCCTACCCGGGCGTTACAAGTTCGGGCAACTATTCAAGGAGGGTAA
- the miaA gene encoding tRNA (adenosine(37)-N6)-dimethylallyltransferase MiaA, with the protein MQKVLAIVGPTAVGKTSLSIEMAKRWNGEIISGDSMQVYQRLDVGTAKISPAEMQGVPHHLINVRKVQERFSAADFKEAAASLIKEISDRKKLPIIVGGTGFYLQALLNDLQLGTTNEDRQKIEAVRTTLNQKSDEELRQRLQEVDPESYAEIDLNNRRRVIRALEVFQTTGQKFSAQPKAQSDPVYDALLIGLNTERSKLYERINQRVKLMLAQGLEDEARWLFKQPGVVQATKGIGYREWPAYFAGEQSYAATVAQIQKDSRHYAKRQLTWFRNQMDVNWFDIIQTPAEKQVINQRIEEWLAK; encoded by the coding sequence ATGCAAAAAGTTTTAGCAATTGTCGGTCCCACGGCAGTCGGAAAGACGAGTTTATCCATTGAGATGGCTAAACGCTGGAATGGCGAAATTATCTCGGGAGATTCGATGCAAGTCTATCAACGACTTGACGTTGGGACGGCGAAAATTTCTCCTGCAGAAATGCAAGGAGTGCCCCATCACCTAATTAACGTTCGAAAGGTACAGGAGCGTTTTTCAGCTGCTGATTTTAAGGAAGCGGCGGCAAGCCTTATAAAAGAAATTAGTGATAGAAAAAAGTTGCCAATCATCGTCGGGGGGACCGGCTTCTACCTACAAGCGCTATTAAATGATTTACAACTGGGAACCACTAACGAAGATCGTCAAAAAATTGAGGCGGTCCGAACGACACTAAATCAAAAAAGCGACGAAGAATTGCGTCAACGTTTGCAAGAAGTTGACCCGGAAAGTTATGCAGAAATCGACTTAAATAACCGTCGGCGAGTAATCAGGGCTTTAGAAGTTTTCCAAACTACGGGTCAAAAATTTTCTGCGCAACCAAAGGCGCAGAGTGACCCGGTCTACGATGCGTTATTAATCGGCTTGAATACGGAACGAAGTAAGTTGTACGAACGCATTAATCAGCGAGTGAAATTAATGTTAGCTCAAGGGTTGGAAGATGAAGCGCGGTGGCTGTTCAAACAACCGGGAGTGGTTCAGGCAACGAAAGGAATTGGCTATCGGGAGTGGCCAGCGTACTTTGCGGGTGAACAATCATACGCCGCCACGGTAGCTCAAATCCAAAAAGATTCCCGTCATTACGCTAAACGACAGCTAACGTGGTTTCGAAACCAAATGGACGTGAATTGGTTTGACATTATTCAAACCCCCGCAGAAAAGCAAGTAATTAATCAAAGAATTGAGGAGTGGTTAGCAAAATGA
- a CDS encoding methionine gamma-lyase family protein codes for MKNWKDSFKPEVQQLITEVEQQIQPKLAEIDDQVTYNQQKVLEAFQKERIAEENLNGATGYGYNDMGRDALDRVYADVFKTEDALVRPQFVSGTHTISTAFFGMLRPNDKLLYLTGMPYDTIQEVIGITGEAGRGSLKDFQIGFDYVPLLADGKVDFEGMRSKLTSDVKVVAIQRSRGYDSRASFTVTEIEEMVKQVRQVAPDVTIFVDNCYGEFSETIEPTEVGVDVMVGSLIKNAGGGIVQTGGYVVGRGDLIEKIASRLTNVGSGKEEGATLENLRRMFQGFFMAPSVTGAAIKGAIFESALLEKCGLEVDPKWDDARTDLIQTINFGDPKPMVKFAKQIQKNSPIDSYVDPEPSVMAGYEDKVIMAAGTFVQGASIEFSADGPLRAPYTLYLQGGLTYAHVKVAIAKAVEATFFS; via the coding sequence ATGAAAAATTGGAAGGATTCGTTTAAACCGGAAGTGCAACAATTAATTACCGAGGTTGAACAACAAATTCAGCCTAAGTTAGCGGAAATTGACGATCAGGTGACTTATAACCAGCAAAAGGTGTTAGAAGCCTTTCAAAAAGAACGGATTGCCGAAGAAAACTTGAACGGCGCGACGGGTTATGGTTACAACGACATGGGCCGAGACGCCTTGGATCGGGTTTACGCAGACGTTTTTAAAACTGAGGATGCCCTAGTGCGGCCCCAATTTGTTTCTGGAACCCACACCATTAGTACGGCATTTTTTGGGATGCTTCGACCTAACGATAAATTGCTCTACTTAACCGGTATGCCTTACGATACTATCCAAGAAGTAATTGGCATTACTGGTGAAGCTGGACGTGGATCGTTGAAGGATTTTCAAATTGGGTTTGACTACGTGCCATTGTTAGCCGATGGAAAAGTTGATTTTGAAGGAATGCGGTCGAAATTGACTTCAGACGTTAAGGTGGTAGCCATTCAGCGGTCGCGCGGGTACGATAGCCGGGCTAGTTTTACGGTCACGGAAATTGAAGAGATGGTTAAACAAGTGCGACAGGTCGCACCAGACGTCACCATCTTTGTAGATAACTGCTACGGAGAATTTTCTGAAACCATCGAGCCCACGGAAGTCGGAGTTGACGTGATGGTCGGTTCCTTGATTAAAAACGCCGGGGGAGGCATTGTCCAAACTGGTGGTTACGTGGTTGGACGAGGTGACTTGATTGAAAAAATTGCTAGCCGCCTTACTAACGTTGGCTCAGGAAAAGAAGAGGGCGCGACCTTAGAAAATTTACGGCGAATGTTCCAAGGCTTTTTCATGGCACCGTCGGTTACTGGAGCAGCTATTAAGGGAGCTATTTTTGAAAGTGCACTTCTTGAAAAGTGTGGCCTCGAAGTCGATCCAAAATGGGATGATGCGCGAACGGACTTAATTCAAACCATTAATTTTGGTGATCCGAAGCCAATGGTTAAATTTGCTAAACAAATTCAAAAGAATTCACCAATTGACTCCTATGTTGATCCAGAACCTTCCGTAATGGCTGGTTACGAAGATAAGGTGATTATGGCAGCCGGTACTTTTGTCCAAGGGGCTAGCATTGAATTTTCCGCAGACGGTCCGCTACGTGCGCCCTACACTTTATATCTCCAAGGTGGGTTAACGTACGCACACGTAAAAGTGGCGATTGCAAAGGCCGTGGAAGCAACTTTTTTCAGTTGA
- a CDS encoding MerR family transcriptional regulator — MSEKELRRSLAVLPIGTVMKLTSLTARQIRYYEQHQLVFPERSEGNRRLFSLNDVDRLLEIKDYLADGLTIAEVQRQFAQQAEARKRSLSDSQMRKILRDELLQTGRLTDDDGPTFPIKRI; from the coding sequence ATGAGTGAAAAAGAGCTCCGTCGTTCACTGGCGGTTTTACCAATTGGTACAGTTATGAAGTTAACGTCGCTAACTGCGCGGCAAATCCGATATTACGAGCAACACCAATTGGTTTTTCCGGAACGTAGTGAAGGAAATCGACGCTTATTTTCGTTGAACGACGTGGATCGCTTGCTAGAAATTAAGGATTACTTAGCAGACGGTTTAACCATTGCCGAGGTGCAACGGCAGTTTGCTCAACAAGCAGAAGCGCGTAAACGTTCTCTTTCAGACAGTCAAATGCGGAAGATTTTGCGCGACGAGTTGTTACAAACTGGCCGATTAACCGACGATGATGGCCCAACTTTTCCAATTAAACGAATTTAA
- the glnA gene encoding type I glutamate--ammonia ligase: protein MAKKNYTPADIRQMAKDNNVQFLRLMFTDLFGVIKNVEVPISQLDKLLENKLMFDGSSIDGFVRIEESDMYLYPDLSTWMVFPWGSEHGKVARVICEVYTSDRKPFAGDPRNNLIRVLQEMKDEGFTDFNIGPEPEFFLLKLDENGKPTTHLNDQGSYFDLAPVDLGENCRRDIVLELENMGFDVEASHHEVAPGQHEIDFKYADALTAADNIQTFKLVVKTVARKYNLHATFMPKPLDGINGSGMHLNMSLFNKEGNAFYDEKGELQLSQKAYWFLGGLLKHARSYTAVCNPIVNSYKRLVPGYEAPVYVAWSGSNRSPLIRVPSSKGLSTRFEVRSVDPSANPYLAIAAVLEAGLDGIRNQIEPDDSVDRNIYRMNVQERHEEHIQDLPSTLHNALKEFEKDGVMKKALGDHIFQSFLEAKKLEWASYRQEVTQWERDQYLEMF from the coding sequence ATGGCAAAGAAAAATTATACACCAGCAGATATTCGGCAAATGGCAAAGGACAATAACGTCCAATTTTTACGCTTAATGTTTACGGATCTTTTCGGGGTAATCAAAAATGTTGAAGTGCCAATTAGTCAATTAGATAAATTGTTAGAAAACAAGTTAATGTTTGACGGGTCTTCAATTGACGGTTTTGTTCGGATCGAAGAAAGTGATATGTATCTTTATCCGGACTTGTCTACGTGGATGGTCTTTCCTTGGGGAAGTGAACACGGTAAAGTCGCGCGGGTGATTTGTGAAGTATATACCAGCGACCGGAAGCCTTTTGCTGGGGATCCACGGAACAACTTGATCCGTGTGTTGCAAGAAATGAAAGACGAAGGGTTCACCGATTTTAATATTGGACCAGAACCAGAATTCTTCCTCTTGAAGCTGGATGAAAATGGTAAGCCAACGACCCACCTTAACGATCAGGGAAGCTACTTTGATTTGGCACCCGTCGACTTAGGAGAAAATTGTCGGCGTGACATCGTTTTAGAACTTGAAAATATGGGCTTTGACGTGGAAGCGTCCCATCACGAGGTTGCTCCGGGCCAGCACGAAATTGATTTCAAATATGCGGATGCACTAACGGCAGCTGATAACATCCAAACCTTCAAGTTAGTCGTTAAGACGGTTGCACGGAAGTATAATTTACACGCAACTTTTATGCCTAAACCACTCGATGGGATCAACGGTTCGGGAATGCACTTAAACATGTCCCTTTTCAACAAGGAGGGTAACGCCTTTTATGATGAAAAAGGCGAGTTACAACTTTCTCAAAAGGCCTACTGGTTCTTGGGAGGATTGCTGAAACACGCTCGGAGTTATACGGCGGTTTGCAACCCAATCGTTAATTCTTATAAACGCCTAGTACCTGGCTATGAAGCACCAGTTTACGTAGCTTGGTCTGGTTCTAACCGCTCACCACTTATTCGGGTCCCATCTAGCAAGGGACTATCAACACGTTTTGAAGTGCGGAGCGTTGATCCGTCAGCCAACCCTTATTTGGCGATTGCGGCGGTTCTGGAAGCGGGACTAGACGGGATTCGCAACCAGATTGAACCAGATGATTCGGTTGACCGCAACATCTACCGGATGAACGTTCAAGAACGTCATGAAGAACACATTCAAGATTTACCTTCCACATTGCATAACGCGCTTAAGGAATTTGAAAAGGATGGCGTAATGAAAAAAGCACTTGGGGACCACATCTTCCAAAGCTTCTTAGAAGCTAAAAAGTTAGAGTGGGCTTCGTATCGTCAAGAAGTTACCCAATGGGAACGGGATCAGTATTTAGAAATGTTTTAA
- a CDS encoding dUTP diphosphatase — protein MDWAKMLQASVNLDRDIRIKHNLQNSLADRIQEAYISLDVELAEIANAAEWFKVWKTHRGKRDGDLSVHQTVLNEFVDAIDFFLLMANLNQWNHLIVISDEQLASYQNDQRDLDLSLMYLNIKKMLFSTYSYNRGTDFQHAWHLFIKFGIQGLGFTPEELEKSFFAKNQVNYQRQENNY, from the coding sequence ATGGATTGGGCAAAGATGTTACAAGCTTCGGTTAACCTCGACCGTGACATTCGGATTAAGCATAATTTACAAAATAGCTTGGCGGATCGCATTCAGGAAGCATACATTTCCTTGGACGTGGAGTTAGCCGAAATTGCTAATGCTGCGGAGTGGTTTAAAGTTTGGAAAACCCATCGTGGAAAACGGGACGGTGACCTGTCCGTTCACCAAACGGTCTTGAACGAGTTTGTGGACGCCATTGATTTCTTTTTGTTGATGGCCAACTTAAATCAGTGGAACCACTTGATTGTAATTAGTGATGAACAGCTGGCTTCTTATCAAAATGACCAGCGGGATTTAGACTTGTCCTTGATGTATTTGAATATTAAGAAAATGTTATTTTCAACCTATTCATATAACCGGGGGACCGACTTTCAGCACGCTTGGCATTTATTTATAAAGTTTGGTATTCAAGGTTTAGGGTTTACACCAGAAGAATTGGAAAAAAGCTTCTTCGCAAAGAATCAAGTTAATTATCAGCGTCAAGAAAACAACTATTAG
- a CDS encoding TetR/AcrR family transcriptional regulator, with protein sequence MKNDPRIIKTINKLEKAFVMLLKTYEVGDINVRQISDEAGVTRGAFYSHFSDKKEFLEFTMESLIQELLKPSLKDSADYVEEAKHENAHQASVLSLTEIFNHVAENYQAYTVVMGNDRLPSFNQTLKKRLMEEFEKFANYYGNDLDLGGFPFEVLSSFYVNGIVGMIKVWLENGMMYTPHYMANAAKQVLDSKESVKTTDLKLTDFFVV encoded by the coding sequence ATGAAAAATGATCCAAGAATTATTAAGACAATAAATAAACTGGAAAAGGCTTTTGTGATGTTGTTGAAGACCTACGAAGTGGGGGATATTAACGTACGTCAAATAAGTGACGAAGCTGGGGTCACGCGGGGCGCTTTTTACTCTCATTTTTCAGATAAAAAAGAATTTCTTGAGTTTACTATGGAAAGTTTAATTCAAGAATTATTAAAACCATCCTTAAAAGACTCTGCTGACTACGTAGAGGAAGCGAAGCATGAAAATGCTCACCAAGCAAGTGTGCTTTCGCTAACCGAAATTTTTAATCACGTTGCTGAAAATTATCAAGCTTACACAGTGGTGATGGGTAATGACCGGCTCCCTAGTTTTAACCAAACACTCAAGAAACGTTTAATGGAAGAATTTGAAAAATTCGCTAATTATTATGGAAATGACCTTGATTTAGGAGGGTTTCCTTTTGAGGTGTTGAGTTCTTTTTACGTAAACGGCATTGTTGGAATGATCAAAGTTTGGTTGGAAAATGGAATGATGTATACGCCGCACTACATGGCAAACGCAGCTAAACAAGTCCTTGATAGTAAAGAAAGCGTCAAGACTACCGATTTAAAGCTAACCGATTTTTTTGTGGTTTAA
- the rplU gene encoding 50S ribosomal protein L21, which produces MYAIIKTGGKQLKVEEGQSVYVEKLNAAEGEKVTFDQVLFVGGESTKIGSPVVEGASVAGTVEKQGKQKKITTFKYKAKKGQHTKKGHRQPYTKVKIDSINA; this is translated from the coding sequence GTGTACGCAATTATTAAAACTGGTGGCAAGCAACTCAAGGTTGAAGAAGGTCAATCTGTATACGTTGAGAAGCTAAACGCTGCTGAAGGCGAAAAAGTAACATTTGATCAAGTACTTTTTGTTGGTGGTGAATCAACAAAGATTGGTTCTCCAGTCGTTGAAGGTGCTTCAGTTGCTGGTACTGTTGAAAAACAAGGCAAGCAAAAGAAGATTACTACTTTCAAATACAAGGCTAAGAAGGGTCAACACACTAAGAAGGGTCATCGTCAACCATATACAAAGGTTAAGATTGATTCAATCAACGCTTAG
- a CDS encoding ribosomal-processing cysteine protease Prp codes for MIQAWIYREADRISGFKLTGHADAGEYGKDIVCAAVSVLAINTVNSIEQIASVMPLVDSDDDNGGFLSVNVPESKDREAEQKAQVLLASFELGLRDISKTYDKYLVMN; via the coding sequence ATGATACAAGCATGGATTTATCGGGAAGCCGACCGCATTAGTGGTTTTAAGCTGACTGGTCACGCGGATGCTGGGGAATACGGCAAGGACATTGTTTGTGCCGCAGTTTCTGTCCTGGCTATTAATACCGTGAATAGTATCGAACAAATCGCCTCGGTAATGCCACTGGTTGATTCAGATGATGATAACGGTGGATTTTTATCAGTTAATGTCCCCGAAAGTAAGGATCGAGAAGCCGAGCAGAAGGCGCAAGTCTTGCTAGCTTCTTTTGAATTAGGATTACGGGATATTAGTAAAACCTATGACAAGTACTTAGTAATGAATTAA
- the rpmA gene encoding 50S ribosomal protein L27, giving the protein MEMNLQFFSHHKGGGSTSNGRDSAGRRLGTKRADGQAAKAGMILYRQRGTHIYPGVNVGRGNDDTLFALADGIVRFERKGRDKRQVSVYPVADAE; this is encoded by the coding sequence ATGGAAATGAACTTACAATTCTTCTCTCACCATAAAGGGGGAGGTTCCACATCCAATGGTCGTGACTCAGCTGGTCGTCGCCTTGGAACTAAGCGTGCTGACGGACAAGCTGCTAAGGCTGGTATGATTTTATATCGTCAACGTGGAACACATATTTACCCTGGTGTAAATGTTGGTCGCGGAAACGATGATACATTGTTCGCTCTTGCAGACGGAATCGTTCGTTTCGAACGTAAAGGTCGCGACAAGCGTCAAGTTTCTGTATATCCAGTAGCAGATGCTGAATAA
- the efp gene encoding elongation factor P, with protein sequence MSTISTSDFHNGLTIEVEDNIWRIVEFQHVKPGKGSAFVRTKLKNLRTGAVQEKTFRAGEKMEQANIETRKMQYLYNDGANYVFMDNNTYEQVEIPEERLAEEKNYLIENMEVSISFFGSETLGVELPKNIALKVESTEPSIKGNTASGGSKPATMETGLVVQVPFFVNEGDTLNINTQDGTYISRA encoded by the coding sequence ATGAGCACAATTTCAACGTCAGATTTTCATAATGGATTAACTATTGAAGTTGAAGATAACATTTGGCGGATTGTTGAATTTCAACATGTTAAGCCTGGTAAGGGTAGCGCATTTGTGCGGACTAAGTTGAAAAACTTAAGAACTGGCGCGGTTCAAGAAAAAACTTTCCGTGCTGGTGAAAAGATGGAACAAGCTAACATCGAAACCCGTAAGATGCAATACTTGTACAACGACGGGGCTAACTACGTATTTATGGACAACAATACGTACGAACAAGTAGAAATTCCAGAAGAACGTCTTGCAGAAGAGAAAAACTACTTGATTGAAAACATGGAAGTAAGTATCTCATTCTTCGGTTCCGAAACTCTAGGAGTTGAACTACCAAAGAATATTGCATTGAAAGTTGAATCAACTGAACCAAGTATTAAAGGTAATACTGCAAGCGGTGGTTCAAAACCAGCTACGATGGAAACAGGTTTAGTGGTACAAGTACCTTTCTTTGTAAACGAAGGAGATACCCTTAACATTAACACCCAAGACGGAACTTACATTTCACGGGCTTAA
- a CDS encoding Asp23/Gls24 family envelope stress response protein, with the protein MADTKYLELKDSSSKRGGIAIAPDVVESIAGITVDQIDGVHLISNNISKGFNTILGRDAVGAGTKLIEDERGLVIRVNVMLDFGVSVPQVATKIQDRIQQQLLFMTGIVIDEVNVVVSGMVPDKTTSDIDPNDIFSENNGDQK; encoded by the coding sequence ATGGCAGATACGAAATACTTGGAATTAAAAGATTCCAGTTCAAAAAGAGGCGGAATCGCGATTGCACCTGACGTGGTCGAATCCATTGCTGGGATTACGGTCGACCAAATTGACGGAGTTCATTTGATCAGCAACAATATCTCAAAGGGCTTTAACACTATTTTAGGGCGTGACGCAGTTGGCGCAGGTACTAAGTTAATTGAAGACGAACGTGGATTGGTAATCAGGGTCAATGTGATGCTTGATTTTGGCGTATCTGTACCGCAAGTTGCCACTAAGATTCAAGATCGGATTCAACAACAACTTCTATTTATGACCGGCATCGTCATTGACGAAGTTAACGTGGTCGTGAGTGGAATGGTTCCGGATAAAACCACGTCTGATATTGACCCTAACGATATTTTTTCAGAAAATAATGGTGATCAAAAGTGA
- the nusB gene encoding transcription antitermination factor NusB: MSLNRHQMRESAFKMIFAQSVNPDADPEELKKQVLEEFHEADVADPFLNNLVTGVQENESAINDTISKELKAGWTVKRLANPDRVILQIGTYEIKYTEIPNSVAINEALELAKKYTDEKARKFINGVLSNVAKD, encoded by the coding sequence GTGAGTTTAAATCGACATCAAATGCGGGAAAGCGCCTTTAAGATGATTTTCGCTCAGAGTGTAAATCCGGACGCAGACCCCGAAGAATTAAAGAAGCAGGTTTTGGAAGAATTTCATGAAGCCGACGTTGCTGATCCATTTTTGAATAATTTAGTAACCGGCGTTCAAGAAAACGAGTCGGCAATTAACGACACGATTAGTAAAGAACTTAAAGCTGGTTGGACGGTCAAACGTTTAGCTAATCCCGACCGGGTGATTTTACAAATCGGAACGTATGAAATTAAATACACTGAAATACCCAATAGTGTGGCAATTAATGAGGCACTTGAATTAGCGAAGAAATATACGGATGAAAAGGCCCGTAAGTTTATTAACGGTGTTTTATCAAACGTTGCTAAAGACTAG